The following proteins come from a genomic window of Nodosilinea sp. FACHB-141:
- the gloA gene encoding lactoylglutathione lyase — MRLLHTMLRVGDLDRSLKFYCDVLGMQLLRKKDYPGGEFTLAFVGYGDEADHSVLELTYNWGVESYELGTAYGHIALGVDDIYGTCDRIKAQGGEVVREPGPMKHGSTVIAFVQDPDGYKVELIQLGSSEGHRRAAEPEMAVS; from the coding sequence ATGCGACTACTACACACCATGCTGCGGGTCGGCGACTTGGATCGTTCTCTCAAGTTTTACTGCGATGTGCTGGGTATGCAGCTGCTGCGCAAAAAAGATTACCCCGGCGGCGAATTTACCTTAGCTTTTGTGGGCTACGGCGACGAGGCCGATCACTCCGTGCTGGAGCTGACCTACAACTGGGGCGTAGAGTCCTACGAGCTGGGCACCGCCTATGGTCACATTGCTTTAGGCGTAGACGACATCTATGGGACGTGCGATCGCATCAAAGCCCAAGGCGGCGAGGTGGTGCGCGAGCCTGGCCCCATGAAGCACGGTTCGACAGTAATCGCCTTTGTGCAAGACCCCGACGGCTACAAAGTCGAGCTGATTCAGCTGGGCAGCTCTGAGGGGCACCGCAGAGCCGCAGAGCCAGAGATGGCGGTTAGTTAG
- a CDS encoding VOC family protein, giving the protein MLHHASIRTQDIHRAIAFYEALGFTVHERFTAGITLACWMEGLGGRIELIQVPEPRPAADAFGDEHYSGYYHLSFDLTEATSSLPLWLEELRQRFEQAAAMPKVLLEPQQQIIGDRVYEVAFLADADGLPLEFIRVLGYVQP; this is encoded by the coding sequence ATGCTCCACCATGCGTCCATTCGCACCCAGGATATTCACCGCGCGATCGCCTTCTACGAAGCCTTAGGGTTTACTGTCCACGAACGCTTTACCGCTGGCATCACCCTGGCCTGCTGGATGGAGGGTCTGGGGGGCCGCATTGAGCTAATTCAGGTGCCGGAGCCCCGCCCCGCCGCCGATGCCTTTGGCGATGAGCACTACAGTGGCTATTATCATCTATCCTTTGATCTCACCGAGGCGACCTCTAGCCTGCCCTTGTGGCTAGAGGAGCTGCGCCAGCGGTTTGAGCAAGCGGCGGCGATGCCCAAGGTGCTGCTGGAACCCCAGCAGCAAATCATTGGCGATCGCGTCTATGAGGTGGCCTTTCTCGCCGATGCCGACGGACTGCCTTTGGAATTTATTCGAGTGCTGGGCTATGTCCAACCCTGA
- a CDS encoding AAA family ATPase: MSNPEGPNFERMTPFTDNWAYLKTELAWLDRLLMVAVSRQKRELQELDDFALSGEDRVTRHWWKGIISLNGQPNYDNARPPKTQRPSGSYAQQLEARILASQRQGVVLALPQLRDRLQLTMFEKNVLLLALAPEVNQRFGRLYSYLHYQHDESDWDLPTVDLCLRLLCRNDQEWRRSRPLIAPNSRLSNLGLVEWLNAEDTTLLSRHLRLTEDLTTYLLSEEPDPATLNAWAMAPALEAEEASEVPAESWNSLVLPDPQLAQLKTVAAAARATDGTMVLLAGPNGTGKTLAAKVLAAELELLLVMVDLAAIAPDEEGNIPELEDLVNLPPCVLLLKNAPHWFGRNPTIEAALVQSWGIQRRRQPGLTLLASPYLQSIKPSWRQAMTGVIEFPRPDAAARELLWKRAIPRGVKKERTLRWPQIAQQLPLTGGEIVTLAQTAVALAQQADPPVLTVEGLHQSLALHHPSMNLPKTKAARSPKTDPKKPAQQTKSKKA, encoded by the coding sequence ATGTCCAACCCTGAGGGGCCTAATTTTGAGAGAATGACCCCATTTACCGACAACTGGGCCTATCTAAAAACCGAGCTGGCCTGGCTCGATCGCCTGCTGATGGTGGCCGTATCGCGGCAAAAGCGCGAGCTGCAAGAGCTGGACGACTTTGCCTTGTCTGGCGAAGACCGAGTCACCCGCCACTGGTGGAAGGGCATTATTAGCCTCAATGGCCAGCCCAACTACGACAATGCTCGCCCGCCTAAGACCCAGCGCCCCAGCGGCAGCTATGCCCAACAGCTAGAGGCCCGCATTCTGGCCAGCCAGCGGCAGGGGGTGGTGCTGGCCCTGCCTCAGTTGCGCGATCGACTCCAGCTCACCATGTTTGAAAAAAACGTGCTGCTGCTGGCCCTGGCTCCTGAGGTCAACCAACGGTTTGGGCGGCTCTACAGCTATCTGCACTACCAGCACGACGAGTCTGACTGGGATTTGCCCACGGTCGACCTGTGCCTGCGGCTGCTGTGCAGAAATGACCAGGAATGGAGGCGATCGCGCCCCCTGATCGCCCCCAACAGTCGCCTGTCAAACCTGGGTCTGGTGGAGTGGCTCAACGCCGAAGACACTACCCTGCTCAGCCGCCACCTGCGCCTGACCGAAGATCTCACCACCTATCTACTCTCCGAAGAACCCGACCCCGCCACCCTTAATGCCTGGGCCATGGCCCCCGCCCTAGAGGCGGAGGAAGCCTCAGAAGTTCCGGCTGAAAGCTGGAATAGCCTAGTGCTGCCCGACCCTCAGCTGGCCCAGCTAAAAACCGTGGCCGCCGCCGCCCGCGCCACCGACGGCACTATGGTGCTACTGGCTGGCCCCAACGGCACCGGCAAAACCCTCGCCGCTAAGGTGCTAGCCGCCGAGCTAGAACTGCTGCTGGTGATGGTTGATCTGGCGGCGATCGCCCCCGACGAAGAGGGCAACATTCCCGAACTCGAAGACCTGGTTAACCTGCCGCCCTGCGTGTTGCTGCTCAAAAATGCGCCCCACTGGTTTGGTCGCAACCCCACCATCGAAGCCGCTTTGGTGCAGTCGTGGGGCATTCAGCGTCGCCGCCAGCCGGGGTTGACGCTCCTAGCCAGCCCCTACCTGCAAAGCATCAAACCCTCTTGGCGACAGGCCATGACCGGGGTAATCGAGTTTCCTCGACCCGATGCTGCCGCCCGCGAACTGTTGTGGAAGCGAGCTATCCCTAGGGGTGTCAAAAAAGAACGTACCCTGCGATGGCCGCAGATTGCTCAGCAGCTGCCGCTAACCGGCGGTGAAATTGTTACCCTAGCTCAGACTGCCGTTGCTCTAGCCCAACAAGCTGACCCCCCAGTGCTGACGGTAGAGGGGCTGCACCAGAGCCTAGCCTTGCACCACCCAAGCATGAACCTGCCCAAAACAAAGGCGGCGCGATCGCCCAAGACCGACCCTAAAAAGCCAGCGCAACAGACCAAGTCCAAAAAAGCGTAG
- a CDS encoding SPFH domain-containing protein: protein MSDSSIDGPSRVYAKPTEGHVSLGRGVRQVLFLVPVAVLFALLFFGLPQRQRTVGLTAGAIVAVLWNVVVSGVRVAAQWERGVILQLGKIQDVRGPGLLYVVPILESVQFIDTRTLVINIPRQKVITRDNVPAEIDSALFFQVNDAQKAVISIQDFRFAVSQYAQAALRDVVGGLSLDDLLSEREQIQTQIGAIVEAQVREWGMHIDSIRLQDIELPEDLKRMMSRQASAEREKRATITKADGDRLAAQSLAAAAKIMEANPIALELRTLQSIDGLGASPSNTVILFPLELSKVLGNLQAKPTAEE, encoded by the coding sequence ATGAGCGACTCTTCTATTGACGGCCCCAGCCGAGTCTACGCCAAACCGACCGAAGGCCACGTTTCTCTGGGGCGAGGGGTGCGCCAAGTGCTGTTTTTGGTGCCCGTGGCGGTCTTGTTTGCCCTGCTCTTCTTTGGGCTACCTCAGCGGCAGCGCACGGTGGGGCTGACTGCTGGGGCCATTGTCGCCGTGCTGTGGAATGTGGTGGTGAGCGGGGTGCGGGTGGCCGCCCAGTGGGAGCGGGGGGTGATCTTGCAGCTGGGCAAAATTCAGGACGTGCGGGGGCCGGGGCTGCTATACGTCGTGCCAATACTGGAGTCGGTGCAGTTTATCGATACTCGCACCCTGGTGATCAATATTCCGCGCCAGAAGGTGATTACCCGCGACAACGTACCCGCCGAAATCGACAGCGCCCTGTTTTTTCAGGTGAACGATGCCCAAAAGGCGGTAATTTCGATTCAGGACTTTCGCTTTGCGGTGTCGCAGTACGCCCAGGCGGCGCTGCGGGATGTAGTGGGTGGCCTTTCGCTCGATGATCTGCTGTCGGAGCGAGAGCAAATTCAGACCCAGATTGGGGCGATCGTGGAGGCCCAGGTGCGGGAGTGGGGCATGCACATCGACTCCATTCGCCTGCAAGATATTGAGCTGCCAGAGGATCTAAAGCGGATGATGTCGCGCCAGGCTTCAGCGGAGCGAGAAAAGCGGGCGACGATTACGAAGGCGGATGGCGATCGCCTAGCCGCCCAAAGCCTCGCCGCCGCCGCCAAAATTATGGAGGCCAACCCCATCGCTCTGGAGCTACGCACCCTGCAAAGCATTGACGGTTTGGGGGCTAGTCCGTCGAATACGGTGATTTTGTTTCCGCTGGAGCTATCCAAAGTTTTGGGCAACCTGCAGGCTAAACCTACAGCTGAGGAGTAG
- the pheT gene encoding phenylalanine--tRNA ligase subunit beta, protein MPTVTFPLTYLQRLTSTAPEQLAQQAFDYGLDATLGEHTLEVEVTAERPDLLAAEGFTRAINIYNGLPRTVPNQLLASGRRVTVRPEVLPLRPHIAALVVRGADLQGGGLEVLVQFQEKVTQTFGRQRKKIAIGVYDLDKISGDLTYAAESLDQLTFVPLHSTQPMTARQILHEHPAGKTYGHTLSGNDYALVLRDASGTVLSMPPIINAAGVGEVDANTRNLFIDVTGILAQTVLETANILTHNFLDTGAEVQTVEIVTPQGTLTTPSLAHRSVQFSAKYLNEIMGTAIPKSGLGQVLSRMDLEVSGTDVVHVPTYRTDIFSQVDLAGDLLVAIGIGTLQAEPLAVKFHLGEADALRQAMFKVGDLAQRMGLMEVKSFVLTDPEILDLFGASYVQTGNAKSRTFSATRTTLQAGLLDILARNINAPKPINIYETGEVLRFKTANAPDESQHWSFASLDARASFTTAKAYMQTMLKALGLSYELTTCHAPYYLPGRAATVLINGQPVGEFGEIHPQVLEHFSFPEPVCAGELDCTAGLLAASERRR, encoded by the coding sequence ATGCCCACCGTCACCTTTCCCCTCACCTACCTGCAACGGCTCACCTCCACCGCCCCAGAGCAGCTAGCCCAGCAGGCCTTTGACTATGGCCTAGACGCCACCCTAGGCGAGCACACCCTAGAGGTCGAAGTCACTGCCGAGCGGCCCGACCTGCTAGCGGCAGAAGGGTTTACCCGCGCCATCAACATCTATAACGGCCTACCCCGAACTGTCCCCAACCAGCTGCTCGCTTCGGGTCGTCGAGTCACCGTACGACCTGAGGTGTTGCCCCTACGGCCCCACATTGCTGCCTTAGTTGTGCGAGGGGCTGACCTGCAAGGTGGCGGGCTAGAGGTGCTGGTGCAGTTTCAGGAGAAGGTGACTCAAACCTTTGGCCGCCAGCGAAAGAAAATTGCGATCGGCGTCTACGACCTCGACAAAATCAGCGGCGACTTAACCTACGCAGCAGAATCGCTGGATCAGCTGACCTTTGTGCCCCTGCACAGCACCCAACCCATGACGGCCCGGCAAATTCTGCACGAGCACCCTGCGGGTAAGACCTATGGCCATACCCTGTCGGGAAATGACTATGCTCTCGTGCTGCGCGATGCCAGCGGCACCGTACTCTCCATGCCGCCCATCATCAACGCAGCGGGGGTAGGAGAAGTGGATGCCAACACCCGCAATCTATTCATCGACGTCACCGGCATTTTGGCTCAGACGGTGCTGGAGACCGCCAATATTCTGACCCACAACTTTTTAGATACCGGGGCTGAGGTGCAGACGGTGGAGATTGTCACTCCCCAGGGCACTCTCACCACCCCAAGCCTGGCCCACCGCTCCGTTCAGTTTTCGGCCAAGTATCTCAACGAAATTATGGGCACCGCTATTCCTAAGAGCGGCCTGGGTCAAGTGCTCTCTCGCATGGACCTAGAGGTGAGCGGTACCGATGTGGTGCATGTGCCCACCTATCGCACCGACATCTTTAGCCAAGTCGATTTGGCGGGGGATTTACTAGTGGCGATCGGCATCGGTACGCTTCAGGCCGAGCCCCTAGCGGTCAAATTTCATCTGGGGGAAGCCGACGCTTTACGCCAGGCGATGTTTAAGGTGGGCGACTTGGCCCAGCGCATGGGGCTGATGGAGGTGAAGAGTTTTGTGCTTACCGATCCCGAAATTCTCGATTTGTTTGGGGCTTCTTATGTACAGACGGGCAACGCCAAAAGCCGCACGTTTAGCGCCACCCGCACCACCCTGCAAGCGGGGCTGCTAGATATTCTGGCCCGCAACATCAACGCGCCCAAACCTATCAATATTTATGAAACTGGGGAAGTGCTGCGGTTCAAGACGGCAAATGCCCCTGACGAAAGCCAGCACTGGAGCTTTGCCAGCCTAGATGCCCGCGCCTCGTTTACTACCGCCAAAGCCTACATGCAGACCATGCTCAAAGCCCTAGGGTTGAGCTATGAATTGACTACCTGCCACGCCCCCTACTACCTCCCCGGGCGGGCAGCGACGGTACTGATTAATGGCCAACCCGTCGGGGAGTTTGGCGAAATTCATCCCCAGGTGCTTGAGCACTTTTCGTTCCCTGAGCCGGTCTGCGCTGGGGAGCTAGACTGTACCGCTGGCCTGCTCGCGGCTTCTGAGCGGCGGCGTTGA
- a CDS encoding glycosyltransferase family 4 protein, giving the protein MLDHRLKPVAEPPIAVGARPKISILVSDLSSRGAGRWGSAVRPFLLGQALQGMGYAAEIVGFSTEGDRQTSPSEPSATAIPLHTLAIPSPYPGPKAVGELFRQLSGDIIYAYKLKPSSFGLALAHRLRHHRPVILDIDDWELSWHGGDSYRYRPSARQLGRDLLKSGGALRNPDHPLYLQWMERWVAQADLVTTHNGFLQRRFGGTIIPNGKDTELFDPDRYSPADSRAAYNLADYRVLMFPGAPRPYKGVEDLLTAMDRLNEPDLKLVIVGGSPYDDYDRTLCDRWPQHIIHLGKQPYEEMPRVIAAAHVIVVPQRQTPAAQAQFPLKLTDGMAMAKPILATRVGDIPEILGGCGYIADADAPAQLAAQITAIFANYDHALELGRRARDRCLAHYSMAAMGAGLHQAIQQSILAKVHRQGNILGHANPP; this is encoded by the coding sequence ATGCTCGACCACCGTCTCAAGCCCGTCGCTGAGCCGCCCATTGCTGTGGGGGCACGACCCAAAATTTCGATTTTAGTCAGTGATTTGTCGAGTCGGGGCGCTGGACGCTGGGGCAGTGCCGTGCGACCCTTTTTGCTGGGGCAAGCCCTGCAAGGCATGGGCTATGCAGCAGAAATTGTGGGGTTTTCGACAGAAGGCGATCGCCAAACCTCACCTTCAGAACCTTCCGCCACCGCCATCCCCCTGCACACCCTTGCCATCCCCTCGCCCTACCCAGGCCCTAAGGCGGTAGGCGAATTATTTCGACAGCTCAGCGGCGATATTATCTACGCCTACAAGCTCAAACCCAGCAGCTTTGGCTTAGCTTTGGCCCATCGTCTGCGCCACCACCGCCCCGTTATTCTCGACATTGACGATTGGGAGCTGAGTTGGCATGGGGGAGACAGCTACCGCTACCGGCCCTCTGCCCGGCAGCTAGGGCGGGACCTGTTGAAGTCGGGTGGCGCTCTGCGAAATCCTGACCATCCCCTCTATTTACAGTGGATGGAACGCTGGGTTGCTCAGGCCGATTTGGTGACTACCCACAATGGGTTCTTGCAGCGGCGCTTTGGTGGAACCATCATCCCCAACGGCAAAGATACCGAGCTATTTGACCCCGATCGCTACTCCCCCGCCGACAGCCGCGCTGCCTACAATCTGGCCGACTACCGAGTGCTCATGTTTCCCGGCGCGCCCCGCCCCTACAAAGGCGTGGAGGATCTGCTGACGGCCATGGATCGGCTGAATGAGCCCGACCTAAAACTGGTCATTGTGGGCGGCAGCCCCTACGACGACTACGATCGCACCCTCTGCGATCGCTGGCCCCAGCACATCATTCACCTAGGCAAACAGCCTTACGAGGAAATGCCCAGGGTGATCGCCGCGGCCCACGTCATCGTCGTGCCCCAGCGCCAGACTCCCGCCGCCCAGGCCCAGTTTCCGCTAAAGCTGACCGATGGTATGGCGATGGCAAAACCAATTTTGGCCACGCGGGTAGGCGACATTCCCGAAATTCTCGGCGGCTGTGGGTATATAGCCGATGCCGATGCCCCAGCGCAGCTAGCAGCGCAGATCACCGCCATCTTTGCAAACTACGACCATGCCCTTGAGCTGGGGAGGCGAGCGCGCGATCGCTGCCTCGCCCACTACAGCATGGCCGCCATGGGCGCAGGCCTCCACCAAGCCATTCAGCAGAGCATTCTCGCAAAGGTGCATCGGCAGGGCAATATTCTGGGACATGCTAACCCACCCTGA
- a CDS encoding Dps family protein, with amino-acid sequence MSINIGLSEQERQGVTEILNKVLADAYLLLIKTKKYHWDVVGPQFRTLHELWKEHYEALTISIDSVAERVRQLNGYPLGTAEGFLKNASLKEHPGDLPSAQEMVKRLVNDHEQIIRNLRGFVDQTSEEFHDEGTSDFLTGLMEAHEEMAWMLRSFLDGETFEPSGTRDQELATSNLA; translated from the coding sequence ATGAGCATTAACATTGGCCTTTCTGAACAAGAACGCCAGGGTGTAACCGAAATTCTCAATAAGGTTTTGGCCGACGCCTACCTGTTACTGATTAAAACTAAAAAGTACCACTGGGATGTAGTTGGTCCTCAATTCCGCACCCTCCACGAACTGTGGAAAGAGCATTACGAAGCCCTCACCATTAGCATTGACTCCGTAGCTGAGCGGGTGCGCCAGCTCAATGGCTACCCCCTGGGCACTGCCGAAGGATTCCTCAAGAATGCTTCTCTAAAAGAGCATCCTGGCGATCTGCCCTCTGCCCAAGAAATGGTTAAGCGCCTGGTCAACGATCACGAGCAGATCATTCGCAACCTGCGCGGTTTTGTTGACCAAACCTCCGAAGAGTTCCATGACGAGGGCACCTCAGACTTTCTGACCGGCCTGATGGAAGCGCACGAAGAAATGGCTTGGATGCTGCGCTCCTTCTTGGATGGTGAAACCTTCGAACCGAGCGGCACTCGCGATCAAGAGCTAGCGACGAGCAACCTAGCGTAA
- a CDS encoding TIGR02652 family protein, which produces MVNSALQYPIYGPEIQCPHCRQTIPALTLTDTYLCTRHGAFEANPDSKELVHLQSGRHWRQWEGEWYRQHTHPDGIRFEIHEALDRLYTQGYRATRVIIAERYQELVNSYLERNNPWRGQVETSTAPKLYGLPVEFSPPADVDSRWAVINFSLEKEPGVPVRYPYFRLFE; this is translated from the coding sequence ATGGTTAACTCCGCCTTGCAGTATCCCATCTATGGGCCAGAAATCCAGTGCCCTCACTGTCGCCAAACGATTCCGGCCTTGACGCTGACCGACACCTATCTGTGCACCCGCCACGGTGCCTTTGAGGCCAACCCCGACTCCAAGGAGCTAGTGCACCTCCAGTCGGGTCGGCACTGGCGTCAGTGGGAGGGTGAATGGTATCGCCAGCACACCCACCCCGACGGCATTCGCTTTGAGATTCACGAGGCGCTCGATCGCCTCTACACCCAGGGCTACAGGGCCACGCGGGTGATCATCGCCGAGCGCTACCAAGAGCTGGTCAATTCCTACCTAGAGCGCAACAACCCTTGGCGTGGGCAGGTTGAAACCTCCACAGCACCTAAGCTCTACGGCTTGCCGGTGGAGTTTAGCCCCCCCGCCGACGTCGACTCTCGCTGGGCGGTGATCAACTTCAGCCTTGAAAAAGAGCCCGGCGTGCCGGTGCGCTATCCCTATTTCCGTCTCTTTGAGTAG
- a CDS encoding RNA helicase has protein sequence MLDLAKLFPFPLDDFQYQAAAALDADKSVVVCAPTGSGKTLIGEYAIYRALDHGKRVFYTTPLKALSNQKLRDFRDQFGYEKVGLLTGDLSINRDAPIVVMTTEIFRNMLYGTRIGETGTTLQQVEAVVLDECHYMNDRQRGTVWEESIIYCPPEIQLLALSATVENSGQLTDWLQKVHGPTELIYSDFRPVPLQFHYCTGKRLVPLLDASQKAMNPQLKKQRAPQRQPGKRGSGRVSLPFVVGQLQERDMLPAIYFIFSRRGCDKAVDEVSYMSLVTDEEAQELKLRIDTFLAHNPDAGRAGQVGPLYRGIAAHHAGILPLWKGLVEELFQAGLIKVVFATETLAAGINMPARTTVIASLSKRTDSGHRLLTSSEFLQMAGRAGRRGMDLQGHVVTVESPFEGSREAVHLATSGADPLVSQFTPGYGMVLNLLQTHSLDEAKDLIERSFGQYLATLHLVPQQQEIDRLEGAIAHQQAQLAAFDEGLLAEYAKLKERLKEERRLLKTLQQQAAQVLADDVAKMVPFAIAGTLLSLKGKHIPVSEPVPAVLVTKVQGSGQFPYLVCLTKTNQWCMVTAADVVGLHADIPRLQSVDTLAPPTDLAPSPGQRRRGDDYTAAIAATMATPPTLEMLAPEVQDQLDRMREVEHTLAMHPASQWENAKGLLKRQKRLRDLEEEWRDRQQKLSQYTGRYWQEFLHIMEVLKHFSGLEDNRPTKLGEMAAAIRGDNELWLALALESGEFDHLDAAQLAAAFAALVTENSRPDSWCRYKLSGTVEEALGGLHSLRRQLYQQQHRRHITAPLWLEYDLVGLVEQWALQVDWVTLCSNTSLDEGDIVRILRRTLDVLSQIPHVPYISDSLRTAARDAKDLMNRFPVNEEIG, from the coding sequence GTGCTAGACCTCGCCAAATTATTTCCCTTTCCCCTCGACGATTTTCAATACCAGGCGGCGGCGGCGCTCGATGCCGATAAGTCTGTGGTGGTGTGCGCCCCCACTGGCTCTGGCAAAACCCTGATTGGTGAATATGCCATTTACCGTGCTTTAGACCACGGCAAGCGAGTGTTTTACACCACTCCCCTTAAAGCACTCTCTAACCAAAAGCTGCGCGATTTTCGCGATCAGTTTGGCTACGAAAAGGTTGGTTTGCTAACGGGCGATCTTTCCATCAATCGCGACGCCCCGATCGTGGTGATGACCACTGAAATCTTTCGCAACATGCTCTACGGCACCCGCATTGGCGAAACGGGTACCACGCTGCAACAGGTAGAAGCCGTAGTGCTCGACGAATGCCACTACATGAACGATCGCCAGCGCGGCACCGTCTGGGAAGAGTCAATCATCTACTGCCCACCCGAAATTCAACTCTTGGCCCTCTCCGCCACGGTCGAAAACAGCGGCCAGCTCACCGATTGGCTACAAAAAGTCCACGGCCCCACCGAGCTGATTTATTCTGACTTTCGTCCAGTGCCGCTACAGTTTCACTACTGCACCGGCAAGCGACTCGTACCGTTGCTGGATGCGTCCCAAAAGGCCATGAACCCTCAGCTCAAAAAGCAGCGGGCTCCCCAGCGCCAGCCGGGCAAGCGAGGCAGCGGCCGAGTGAGCCTGCCCTTTGTGGTGGGCCAGCTGCAAGAGCGGGACATGCTGCCCGCCATCTACTTTATTTTTAGCCGCCGAGGCTGCGACAAAGCGGTGGATGAAGTCAGCTATATGTCGCTGGTAACGGATGAGGAAGCGCAGGAACTCAAGCTCCGCATTGATACCTTTCTCGCCCACAACCCCGACGCTGGGCGGGCTGGTCAGGTGGGGCCGCTGTACCGGGGCATTGCGGCCCACCACGCGGGCATTTTGCCTCTATGGAAAGGGTTGGTCGAAGAACTGTTTCAAGCGGGGCTGATCAAGGTGGTATTTGCCACCGAAACCTTGGCCGCAGGCATCAACATGCCCGCCCGCACTACGGTAATCGCCAGCCTCTCCAAGCGCACCGACAGCGGCCACCGCCTGCTCACCTCCTCAGAATTTTTGCAGATGGCAGGACGTGCAGGGCGGCGCGGCATGGATCTCCAGGGCCATGTGGTTACCGTCGAAAGCCCCTTTGAAGGATCTCGGGAGGCGGTACACTTGGCCACCTCTGGGGCCGACCCGCTGGTCAGCCAGTTTACCCCTGGCTACGGCATGGTGCTCAACCTGCTGCAAACCCACTCACTGGATGAGGCGAAGGACCTGATCGAGCGCAGCTTTGGCCAGTACCTTGCCACCCTGCATCTGGTGCCCCAGCAGCAGGAGATCGATCGGCTGGAGGGGGCGATCGCCCATCAGCAGGCCCAGCTCGCTGCCTTCGACGAGGGGTTGCTAGCTGAGTACGCCAAACTCAAAGAGCGTCTTAAAGAAGAACGGCGACTGCTGAAAACATTGCAGCAGCAGGCGGCCCAGGTGCTAGCCGACGACGTGGCCAAAATGGTGCCCTTTGCGATCGCCGGTACGCTGCTCTCCCTTAAGGGCAAGCACATTCCCGTCAGTGAACCGGTGCCCGCCGTGCTGGTCACCAAGGTGCAGGGCTCAGGCCAGTTCCCTTATCTGGTGTGCCTGACCAAAACCAATCAGTGGTGCATGGTCACCGCCGCCGATGTGGTCGGCCTGCACGCCGATATTCCCCGCTTGCAATCGGTTGATACCCTGGCCCCACCGACAGATCTTGCCCCCAGTCCGGGCCAGCGCCGCCGGGGCGATGACTACACCGCTGCGATCGCCGCCACCATGGCCACGCCCCCTACCCTCGAAATGCTGGCCCCCGAGGTGCAAGACCAGCTCGATCGCATGCGCGAGGTCGAGCACACCTTGGCCATGCACCCCGCTAGCCAGTGGGAAAACGCCAAGGGGCTGCTCAAGCGCCAAAAGCGGCTGCGCGATCTGGAGGAGGAATGGCGCGATCGCCAGCAAAAACTCTCCCAGTACACCGGCCGCTACTGGCAAGAATTTCTCCACATCATGGAGGTGCTGAAGCACTTTAGCGGCCTTGAGGACAACCGCCCGACCAAGCTGGGCGAAATGGCCGCCGCCATTCGCGGCGACAACGAGCTGTGGCTGGCCCTGGCCCTAGAGTCGGGCGAGTTTGACCACCTCGATGCCGCCCAGCTAGCCGCCGCCTTCGCAGCTTTAGTTACCGAAAATTCGCGCCCCGACAGCTGGTGTCGATACAAACTCTCCGGCACCGTGGAAGAAGCGCTGGGTGGCTTGCACAGCCTACGCCGCCAGCTCTACCAGCAGCAGCACCGCCGCCACATCACCGCCCCCCTCTGGCTAGAGTATGACCTGGTGGGCTTAGTCGAGCAGTGGGCCCTTCAAGTCGATTGGGTCACCCTGTGCAGCAATACCAGCCTCGATGAGGGCGACATCGTTCGCATTCTGCGTCGCACCCTCGACGTGCTGTCCCAGATCCCCCACGTGCCCTACATCAGCGACAGCTTGCGCACCGCCGCCCGCGACGCCAAGGACCTCATGAACCGCTTCCCAGTTAACGAGGAAATCGGCTGA